DNA from Chryseomicrobium sp. FSL W7-1435:
ATGGTTTGAAGTAAATTATTCCGATTCGTTTCAAAAGTTGTCCATAGTTGATCAAATTGCGCTTTCTCTTCATCAGTCAGTGTTAACAGTGGTAAACGTACCGCATCCGAATAGCCATGAAGTTTTGATAGAGCATACTTGACAACCGTTGGATTTGGCGAAGTAAATAAACCATCAAATAATGGCTGCAGAAGTTGATGGTATCGAGCAGCTAGTACATGATTCCCTGCATCAAAAGCTCGGAACATCTCTTGCATCTCACGTCCTACGATGTGAGAAGCGACAGATACAATCCCTTTGCTACCTATTGCATACAGTGGAAGCGACAAGCCGTCATCTCCACTATATACACCAAATTGAGATTCACTTTGTGAAATTACTCGAGTGATTTGACCAACATCTCCACTTGCTTCCTTCATCCAGAATATAGAGGGATGTTGACTTAACTCTGCTGTAGTCTCAGCCGACATATTGATCACGGATCTGCCTGGAATGTTATAAAGCATAAGTGGCTTCTCAGCAGCATCTGCAATCGCAGTGAAGTGCGCGACGAGGCTGCGTTGATTCGGCTTATTGTAGTAAGGAGCTACTACCATGCAGCCATCCACACCTAACACTTCTACTTGTTTTGTAAAAGCAATTGTTTGAGCTGTGTTGTTGGAACCTGTACCAGCAAGAACTGGTACACGACCATTGACATACTCGACTACTGCTTGAATAACAGCAAGCTTCTCTTCTTGAGAGAGCACAGGTGATTCTGCCGTTGTTCCATTGACCACTATACTCTCTGTGCCCGTGTCGATTAGATGATTCACTACGCTTTCCAGTTGGTTGAAATCTACTTCACCTGTGACGGTAAAAGGTGTGATAAGCGCAGTTGATACTTTTCCTAAATTCACTTTGACACCCCATTCAGTTCAATCATTTTTTCGGCTATTTGGATAGAATTCAAAGCAGCACCTTTCAGTAAATTATCTGCCACTATCCATAAATGGATGCCCGTCTTCTCGTTTGGATCTTTTCGAATTCTTCCCACGAAAACAGGGTCTGTATTTTCTGCATAAAGAGGCATTGGGTAGTGCTGGTTAGCTGGATCATCTTGTACAACTATCCCGTCAGCCTGCGACAGCAGCTGGATAATTTCCTCATAGGATAACTCCGTCTCAGTCTCTAAATACACAGATTCTGAATGACCTGTCACGACAGGTACACGAACACAAGTTGCAGCAATTGCTAGTGAAGGCAATTCCATTATCTTTTTCGTTTCATTCATCATCTTCATTTCTTCAAATGTGAAACCATTGTCTTCAAATACATCAATTTGCGGCAAGAGATTGCCAGCAATCGGATAATGTTTTGGTTGGCTCTTAACTGGCAACACCTGTGGATTTGGTTGCTCTATCCCTAATTGATGACTTTCTTTCTTTAACTCTTCAATAGCTGCCGCTCCTGAACCCGATACTGCTTGGTATGTTGAAACGATGACTTTTTTGAGACCGGCTTGCTGACGAAGCGGCTCTAAAGCACAAACCATTTGAATAGTTGAGCAGTTGGGATTCGCAATAATCCCTTTGTGATTTTGCAGAGCTTGTGGATTTACTTCTGGCACAACAAGCGGTGTTTCAGGGTCCATGCGGAATGCGCTTGTATTGTCGATTACAACTGCCCCTCTTGCAACCGCCTCTTTAGCTAGTTGACGAGAAACATCTCCTCCTGCAGAGAAAAATGCAAAGTTTACACCCTCAAAGGCTTCAGGTGTTGCTTCCTCTATTACATAGGACTGACCATTTATATCAAGCTGTTGACCAGCAGATCGTTTTGACGCCAGTAGTTTTAAATGGGAGTAGGGAAAATTCCTCTCAACTAATTTCTCAGCTATTTTTTGACCTACTGCTCCTGTCGCTCCAACAATGGCGACTACATATCTCTCACTCACACAAAACTCCCCTTCCTGCATTCATAATGGCGATATTGTATCATATACGGTATGAAAATTCATTAAATTAAATAAATATTACTATAAATTATATTTCGGAAGAGATTAACTATAAGAAATGAGTAGGGGCTGGAGTTGTTCTCCATCAAGTGCAGCTTCTACAGTTTTGGCAAGTTTTGAAAAGTCAGCTACAAGAGAAGTAGGTTTTTTAACCGGATCATCTTGCCCTAAAGGAATGAGGTAAATGTTTTTACTACGCAACAGCGCCATAACATTTGGTCCGTTCATTCCTAGTGCGTCATTTGTAGAGACACCGACGACTACTGGCTTTCGGTTTCTAAGAGTGGCCTTGGCAGCCATCAATACAGGTGAATCTGTTTGGGCATTGGCAAATTTACTCAGTGAATTTCCTGTGAGGGGAGAAATCACCATACAATCGAGCGGCGTGATGGGTCCAAAAGGTTCCGCCCCTGCTATCGTAGTGACTACTTTGCGACCACATAATTCTTCAAGTTTAGCTACCCACTGTTCTCCACTACCAAAGCGAGTATCTGCTGATAACACAGAGTACGTAACGATTGGATGCACTTCTGCCCCTTCATTAAGTAATTGTGTAATCATCCCCTCTAATTCAGGAAATGTACAATGCGAAGCGGTCACCCCAAAACCTATCCTTTTATTAGCTAAAGTACTCAGTGAAAATCCCCTTCCGTTCAAATAATTGAATAAAGTCATTTGCTGCATCCAGCGGGTACACTTTGCCAGGTAATGCTAATAGATGATAGTATAAAACATCTACCGGCTGCTGGATGCCACCTGGCAAAGATGCAAGGTCAATGACACAATGAGCATTGTTTGCAGTTTTTGAATCTAACCATTGATACGGAATTGTATTGATGCATAGACAATCCAACTTTAGAGACGTTAGTAAATCAACTGCTTGAAATCCTTGTTGCCGAGCCTCTGCTTGCTGACTGATAGACCGCGTTCGAATTCTCACTTCTCCACCCAATGCCTTCAATTTAACAGCAAGGGTTTTTGCTACTCGACCATACCCTGCGATTTCCCAAAAATAAGAAGAAATTCGTCTAGGCATGTGGTGATAAAACCAATGCAGAAAACTTTCGGCAGTCAAATCGGCATTCATCCACAACCAATCTTCATCAGCCGTATAGGTGGTCACGTTTTGTGAATTAAAGTCAACAAAACTATGTTTGTTACCACTCCAAATCTCTTTAACGTTGGAAGGAATGATTAACTCTGTTTGATCATGCACCATTCCTATAGCAAGAAACAGCAAATCGACTTGGTTATTTTCATCATTTGATTGGCAAAAAGTATTCCAGTTCATGTATTGTTCAGTAGCAATTCCCTTGTGTTGCAGTTGCTCTGCTAATGCTGTGTATCGGCTATCTTCTCCAATAATGACTATTCTCATGAATTTTCACGCTGGAATAAGACATATTCATTTCCAATCACTTGTATGTCTTGCCATGAAATAAAAAATAGTGTGTCTCGATTTTTACCTTTCCAAGTCTTCGGGCTTTTCACTTCAATCCCTAACAATTCTCCTGTCTGTGGTTCAATGACAAGTTCCGCATGTTCAAGTAGGCCATATTTTTTTCCGTCCTGCATTCCTACTAATTCTTTTCTTACTAGCTCCGATAAACGCATAAAACCCCCCTTATCCCCTACTATATGTGTAGAGAAAAGAGGAGTTTCATGAAATTATACCGAATACGGTTGAACAATAGAAATTGCTTTTGGATGTGTAAACAATTGAGCTGCTTTCAAGATATCATCACTTGTCACAGCTTGGTATTTTTGCAAATACGATTCAACTGTATGCTGCTCGCCATAGAGCGTTTCGTTTTGTGCCAGTCGATTCATCCATGTTGTTGAACTTTCAAGCGACAGCAGAAGGTTGGATTCTATCTGTGCTTTTGCATTTTGGAGCTCCGTTTCAGAAAATCCTTTTTCTACTACTTCAGCTAAGATATCGTCGACAGCCTCAAGTAGCTCAGTTAATTGGTCTGTTGATGTGCCTCCATAAATAGCAAAAACACCACTGTCTAAATAAGACGTTTGATAACAATAGATCGAATAAGCAAGTCCTCTCTCCTCACGAATGGCTTGGAAGAGACGCGATGACATCGAGCCGCCTAACATTGTTTGCAGCAGTACAATCGCATAAATGCTTGGATCTTTTACAGCAGTGGATGGCCACGCAAGTGTCACATGCGCTTGTTCAATTTCCCGTTCATTGCAAACGGCAGCTGGATGAAAATCGCCTTTTGTCAAAGGAGCAATTGATTGTGAATCCCAGTGATTGCTGCCGAACAACTGACAGATAGTATCTAACAACCTATCGTCAATATTACCTGCGACAGATACAATAATTCGGGAAGGATAGTACATACGCTTGTAAAACGCAATTAGCTCCTCCTGCGTAAATGTGTTGACAGTTTCTATGGTACCCAGAATAGGCTGAGCAAGTGGGTGCTTATCATAAATTCCAGCCCATAAGTATTCATGCACACTATCGTCAGGTGTATCTTCTACCATATGAATTTCTTCAATGATGACTTGTTTTTCACGTTCGATTTCTTGAGGATCAAAAACAGAGTTCCATAGCATATCTGCTAATAACTCTACGGCTTGATGAGCGTAGCTATCTAACACTCTCGTGTAATAACATGTCTGCTCTTTAGAGGTATAGGCATTGCTATTGCCTCCAATTTTATCAAAAGCAATGGCTAATTCTTTTGCACTTCTAGTAGTTGTTCCTTTAAAAAGCATGTGTTCAATAAAGTGCGCCATGCCCGCTTCTTTTGCGGACTCATAGCGAGACCCTGCTTCCACCCATACTCCTATAGAGACAGACCTAGTGTGCTCCATAGAATGGGAAAGAACTCGAACGCCATTAGGTAATATTCGTTTGCTCATGTTGATTCGACCTTTCGCTAGTAGTACAAAAGCTGCATGCCTAGGCATGCAGCTTGTCAATATTATTGTTGTTCAGCGCGCTCTTTTTCTTCTTTCAACACTGTTTTGCGTGAAATGTTGACGCGGCCTTGGTTATCAATCTCGATTACTTTCACGAGAAGTTCATCACCCATTTTTAGTACATCTTCAACGGCTTTTGTACGCTCTTCTTGTATTTCAGAAATGTGCAATAACCCGTCTTTTCCTGGGAATAGTTCTAAGAAAGCGCCGAATTTTTCAATTCGTTTAACTTTTCCTAAGTAGTATTCTCCAACGACTGCAACACGCACAATATTTTCAATCATTTTACGTGCTTTTGCAATCATTTCTTCATCAGAAGAAGCAATGTAGATAGTACCATCTTGTTCTGTATCAATCTTAACGCCTGTTTCATCAATAATTTTATTGATGACTTTACCGCCTGGTCCAATAACATCACGGATTTTGTCTGGGTTAATTTTTACTACATCAATTTTTGGTGCATATTTAGAAAGTTTCTCGCGAGATGCAGGCAATGTAGCTAACATGCTTTCAAGAATTTGTAGACGACCTGTTTTGGCTTGCTCTAAAGCTTCTTCAAGGATTTGACGAGACAATCCATCAATTTTAATATCCATTTGAAGAGCTGTAACACCTTCAGCTGTTCCAGCTACTTTAAAGTCCATATCCCCAAGGTGATCTTCCATTCCTTGAATATCTGTCAACACTGTGTAATGTTCACCTTTTTTAATAAGACCCATTGCGATACCTGCTACTGGTGCTTTGATTGGCACACCAGCGTCCATCATTGCAAGTGTAGATGCACAAATACTTGCTTGTGAAGTCGAGCCGTTTGACTCAAGTACCTCTGAAACTAGACGCATCGTGTAAGGGAATGTCTCTTCATCTGGAATAACGGCTTCAAGAGCACGCTCTCCAA
Protein-coding regions in this window:
- a CDS encoding aspartate-semialdehyde dehydrogenase, with protein sequence MSERYVVAIVGATGAVGQKIAEKLVERNFPYSHLKLLASKRSAGQQLDINGQSYVIEEATPEAFEGVNFAFFSAGGDVSRQLAKEAVARGAVVIDNTSAFRMDPETPLVVPEVNPQALQNHKGIIANPNCSTIQMVCALEPLRQQAGLKKVIVSTYQAVSGSGAAAIEELKKESHQLGIEQPNPQVLPVKSQPKHYPIAGNLLPQIDVFEDNGFTFEEMKMMNETKKIMELPSLAIAATCVRVPVVTGHSESVYLETETELSYEEIIQLLSQADGIVVQDDPANQHYPMPLYAENTDPVFVGRIRKDPNEKTGIHLWIVADNLLKGAALNSIQIAEKMIELNGVSK
- a CDS encoding dipicolinate synthase subunit B, which codes for MTLFNYLNGRGFSLSTLANKRIGFGVTASHCTFPELEGMITQLLNEGAEVHPIVTYSVLSADTRFGSGEQWVAKLEELCGRKVVTTIAGAEPFGPITPLDCMVISPLTGNSLSKFANAQTDSPVLMAAKATLRNRKPVVVGVSTNDALGMNGPNVMALLRSKNIYLIPLGQDDPVKKPTSLVADFSKLAKTVEAALDGEQLQPLLISYS
- the dapA gene encoding 4-hydroxy-tetrahydrodipicolinate synthase, with amino-acid sequence MNLGKVSTALITPFTVTGEVDFNQLESVVNHLIDTGTESIVVNGTTAESPVLSQEEKLAVIQAVVEYVNGRVPVLAGTGSNNTAQTIAFTKQVEVLGVDGCMVVAPYYNKPNQRSLVAHFTAIADAAEKPLMLYNIPGRSVINMSAETTAELSQHPSIFWMKEASGDVGQITRVISQSESQFGVYSGDDGLSLPLYAIGSKGIVSVASHIVGREMQEMFRAFDAGNHVLAARYHQLLQPLFDGLFTSPNPTVVKYALSKLHGYSDAVRLPLLTLTDEEKAQFDQLWTTFETNRNNLLQTIED
- a CDS encoding YlmC/YmxH family sporulation protein, which produces MRLSELVRKELVGMQDGKKYGLLEHAELVIEPQTGELLGIEVKSPKTWKGKNRDTLFFISWQDIQVIGNEYVLFQRENS
- a CDS encoding pitrilysin family protein — encoded protein: MSKRILPNGVRVLSHSMEHTRSVSIGVWVEAGSRYESAKEAGMAHFIEHMLFKGTTTRSAKELAIAFDKIGGNSNAYTSKEQTCYYTRVLDSYAHQAVELLADMLWNSVFDPQEIEREKQVIIEEIHMVEDTPDDSVHEYLWAGIYDKHPLAQPILGTIETVNTFTQEELIAFYKRMYYPSRIIVSVAGNIDDRLLDTICQLFGSNHWDSQSIAPLTKGDFHPAAVCNEREIEQAHVTLAWPSTAVKDPSIYAIVLLQTMLGGSMSSRLFQAIREERGLAYSIYCYQTSYLDSGVFAIYGGTSTDQLTELLEAVDDILAEVVEKGFSETELQNAKAQIESNLLLSLESSTTWMNRLAQNETLYGEQHTVESYLQKYQAVTSDDILKAAQLFTHPKAISIVQPYSV